From Cyclopterus lumpus isolate fCycLum1 chromosome 2, fCycLum1.pri, whole genome shotgun sequence, a single genomic window includes:
- the igfbp2a gene encoding insulin-like growth factor-binding protein 2-A, whose translation MTEKLLPLTMLSYACSVLLLSASLAGASLAEMVFRCPGCTAERQALCPRLTEACSEIVREPGCGCCPVCARQEGEMCGVYSPRCTTGLRCYPTPDSELPLEQLVQGQGQCRRKVDTETATFSQEHREQTSGEAVEPPPEQGVSEEAPAVRKPSKEAAWLGPKESAVRQHRQEMKTKMKTNKVEEVKPARPKQTQCQQELDQILERISKMPFRDNRGPLEDLYAMHIPNCDKRGQYNLKQCKMSLHGQRGECWCVDPHTGRPIPSAPTVRGDPNCSQYLRDLELELPDMDQI comes from the exons ATGACAGAAAAGCTCCTGCCTCTAACAATGCTGTCTTACGCGTGCAGCGTGCTGCTCCTCTCCGCGTCCCTCGCCGGTGCCTCCCTGGCCGAGATGGTGTTCCGCTGCCCCGGCTGCACCGCGGAGCGCCAGGCGCTGTGCCCGAGGCTCACCGAGGCTTGCTCGGAGATAGTGCGCGAGCCGGGCTGCGGGTGCTGCCCCGTGTGCGCCCGGCAAGAGGGCGAGATGTGCGGCGTGTACAGCCCGAGGTGCACCACCGGTCTGCGGTGCTACCCGACGCCCGACTCGGAGCTTCCTCTGGAGCAACTGGTGCAGGGCCAGGGGCAATGCCGGCGCAAAGTGGACACCGAGACGGCCACTTTCAGCCAGGAGCACCGGGAGCAGACCAGCG GCGAGGCCGTGGAGCCGCCGCCCGAACAGGGCGTGAGCGAGGAGGCGCCGGCCGTCCGGAAGCCCAGCAAAGAGGCCGCCTGGCTGGGCCCCAAGGAGAGCGCCGTACGCCAGCACAGGCAGGAGATGAAGACCAAGATGAAGACCAacaaggtggaggaggtgaaacCCGCGCGGCCCaaacag actcAGTGTCAGCAGGAGCTCGACCAGATCCTGGAGAGGATATCCAAGATGCCCTTCAGAGATAACCGAGGTCCCCTGGAAGACCTGTACGCCATGCACATCCCCAACTGTGACAAGAGGGGGCAGTATAATCTCAAACAG TGCAAGATGTCGCTGCACGGTCAGAGGGGCGAGTGCTGGTGCGTGGACCCTCACACGGGCCGACCCATCCCCTCAGCCCCCACCGTGAGGGGAGACCCCAACTGCAGCCAGTACCTCCGAGACCTGGAGCTGGAGCTCCCCGACATGGACCAGATATAA
- the igfbp5a gene encoding insulin-like growth factor-binding protein 5a — translation MQPPPPPPLTHSHTHTPIFFFAKEGFSTSLILVACRARAMLLRVSFLVVLLLSITGCGSSYVPCQPCDQKAQSMCPPVPLGCQLVKEPGCGCCLTCALEEGQSCGVYTGPCTRGLRCLPKNGEEKPLHALLHGRGVCRNEKLYKLLNPSKDGESHDDAVLPVPESMQPQTKAPLYARDHIGSRKAHAMKQAKDRKKQLARLGPASNPNFSPLSLDKLEPEFGPCGRRLDNLIQSMKDTSRVLALSLYIPNCDKKGFFKRKQCKPSRGRRRGICWCVDRFGVKIPGINYAGGDLQCKELDSSSNSNE, via the exons atgcaacccccccccccccccccactcacacactcacacactcacactccaatctttttttttgccaaggaAGGATTCAGCACATCGTTGATACTCGTTGCCTGCAGAGCGCGCGCCATGCTGCTCCGCGTCTCCTTCCTGGTGGTCCTGTTGCTCAGCATCACCGGCTGCGGCTCGTCCTACGTGCCGTGCCAGCCGTGCGACCAGAAGGCCCAGTCCATGTGCCCGCCGGTGCCGCTGGGCTGTCAGCTGGTGAAGGAGCCCGGCTGCGGCTGCTGCCTGACGTGCGCCCTCGAGGAGGGGCAGTCGTGCGGCGTGTACACCGGGCCGTGCACGCGCGGCCTCCGCTGCCTGCCCAAGAACGGCGAGGAGAAGCCGCTGCACGCGCTCCTGCACGGCCGCGGCGTGTGCAGGAACGAGAAGCTGTATAAACTGCTGAATCCATCAAAAG ACGGAGAATCTCACGACGACGCCGTGCTCCCCGTCCCGGAGTCCATGCAGCCCCAGACCAAGGCGCCCTTGTACGCGAGGGACCACATCGGCAGCCGGAAGGCCCACGCCATGAAGCAGGCCAAGGACCGCAAGAAGCAGCTGGCCCGGCTGGGACCCGCCAGCAACCCGAACTTCTCCCCGCTCAGCCTGGACAAACTGGAGCCCGAGTTC ggccCCTGCGGGAGAAGGCTGGATAATCTCATTCAGAGCATGAAGGACACTTCCAGGGTCTTGGCTCTCTCTCTGTACATCCCCAACTGCGACAAGAAGGGCTTCTTCAAACGCAAACAG TGCAAGCCGTCCCGCGGTCGGAGGAGGGGCATCTGCTGGTGCGTCGACCGGTTCGGAGTGAAGATCCCCGGCATCAACTACGCCGGAGGGGACCTGCAGTGCAAAGAActggacagcagcagcaacagcaacgaATGA